Proteins found in one Zea mays cultivar B73 chromosome 1, Zm-B73-REFERENCE-NAM-5.0, whole genome shotgun sequence genomic segment:
- the LOC100193760 gene encoding Pyridoxamine 5'-phosphate oxidase family protein (The RefSeq protein has 1 substitution compared to this genomic sequence), protein MEALAGAASSSVLPARHPPSRVAAQSLALRPSRCGPLRAVSAGGVSGKDDAHAANGSPVLKLNSDSSLNGVLPIAADKSQKASSTNVSTDSSGSRAGLFRTPISGGVQSATFAHGLPPPALAVRNLMEQARFAHLCSVMSGMHHRRTGYPFGSLVDFANDSMGHPIFSLSPLAIHTRNLLADPRCTLVVQVPGWSGLSNARVTIFGDVYPLPAEQQEWAHKQYVAKHQQWASQQWGNFYYYRMHNISDIYFIGGFGTVARIDVKEYETIQPDKIAVDGGDLQSLKELNAIFSKPLREVLSSEGEVDDAALISVDSKGIDIRVRQGAQFNIQRLAFDVPHKVETLEEAKKALHKIIKDKQQIK, encoded by the exons ATGGAGGCTCTCGCGGGCGCCGCATCCTCCTCCGTTCTCCCCGCGCGCCACCCGCCCTCCCGCGTGGCCGCGCAGTCCCTCGCGCTCCGCCCTAGCCGCTGCGGTCCCCTCCGCGCGGTTAGCGCCGGCGGTGTCAGTGGCAAGGACGACGCCCACGCCGCCAACGGGTCTCCCGTCCTCAAG CTGAATAGCGATTCCAGTCTAAATGGAGTCCTACCGATTGCAGCTGACAAGTCACAGAAGGCTTCATCAACTAACGTTAGTACTGACTCTAGTGGATCTAGAGCTGGCCTGTTTAGAACACCCATATCAGGTGGTGTGCAGAGTGCAACTTTCGCCCACGGTCTACCTCCGCCGGCTTTGGCTGTTCGCAATTTGATGGAACAG GCGCGGTTTGCCCACCTGTGCTCTGTCATGTCTGGCATGCACCACCGCCGTACTGGATATCCGTTTGGTTCACTTGTCGACTTTGCTAACGATTCAATGGGCC ACCCAATTTTTTCGCTGTCACCCTTGGCAATCCATACGAGGAACTTACTCGCTGACCCAAGATGCACGCTTGTTGTCCAG GTGCCTGGATGGAGTGGACTGTCGAACGCGCGAGTCACCATATTTGGTGATGTTTACCCTTTGCCAGCTGAACAACAG GAATGGGCACATAAGCAATATGTAGCAAAACATCAGCAGTGGGCATCACAGCAGTGGGGAAACTTTTACTATTACAGGATGCACAACATAAG TGACATATACTTCATCGGGGGCTTCGGAACTGTCGCATGGATAGATGTTAAGGAGTATGAAACGATTCAACCTGACAAGATAGCAGTTGATGGTGGTGACTTGCAAAGTTTAAAG GAGTTGAACGCTATTTTCTCTAAACCACTTCGGGAGGTCCTATCATCAGAaggggaggttgatgatgctgcgCTTATATCAGTAGATAGCAAAGGGATAGATATACGGGTTCGACAGGGTGCACAG TTCAATATTCAGAGGCTAGCATTTGATGTCCCTCATAAGGTTGAGACTCTGGAGGAAGCCAAGAAAGCACTCCACAAGATAATCAAAGACAAGCAGCAAATAAAGTGA
- the LOC100193760 gene encoding pyridoxamine 5'-phosphate oxidase family protein isoform X1 — translation MEALAGAASSSVLPARHPPSRVAAQSLALRPSRCGPLRAVSAGGVSGKDDAHAANGSPVLKQLNSDSSLNGVLPIAADKSQKASSTNVSTDSSGSRAGLFRTPISGGVQSATFAHGLPPPALAVRNLMEQARFAHLCSVMSGMHHRRTGYPFGSLVDFANDSMGHPIFSLSPLAIHTRNLLADPRCTLVVQVPGWSGLSNARVTIFGDVYPLPAEQQEWAHKQYVAKHQQWASQQWGNFYYYRMHNISDIYFIGGFGTVAWIDVKEYETIQPDKIAVDGGDLQSLKELNAIFSKPLREVLSSEGEVDDAALISVDSKGIDIRVRQGAQFNIQRLAFDVPHKVETLEEAKKALHKIIKDKQQIK, via the exons ATGGAGGCTCTCGCGGGCGCCGCATCCTCCTCCGTTCTCCCCGCGCGCCACCCGCCCTCCCGCGTGGCCGCGCAGTCCCTCGCGCTCCGCCCTAGCCGCTGCGGTCCCCTCCGCGCGGTTAGCGCCGGCGGTGTCAGTGGCAAGGACGACGCCCACGCCGCCAACGGGTCTCCCGTCCTCAAG CAGCTGAATAGCGATTCCAGTCTAAATGGAGTCCTACCGATTGCAGCTGACAAGTCACAGAAGGCTTCATCAACTAACGTTAGTACTGACTCTAGTGGATCTAGAGCTGGCCTGTTTAGAACACCCATATCAGGTGGTGTGCAGAGTGCAACTTTCGCCCACGGTCTACCTCCGCCGGCTTTGGCTGTTCGCAATTTGATGGAACAG GCGCGGTTTGCCCACCTGTGCTCTGTCATGTCTGGCATGCACCACCGCCGTACTGGATATCCGTTTGGTTCACTTGTCGACTTTGCTAACGATTCAATGGGCC ACCCAATTTTTTCGCTGTCACCCTTGGCAATCCATACGAGGAACTTACTCGCTGACCCAAGATGCACGCTTGTTGTCCAG GTGCCTGGATGGAGTGGACTGTCGAACGCGCGAGTCACCATATTTGGTGATGTTTACCCTTTGCCAGCTGAACAACAG GAATGGGCACATAAGCAATATGTAGCAAAACATCAGCAGTGGGCATCACAGCAGTGGGGAAACTTTTACTATTACAGGATGCACAACATAAG TGACATATACTTCATCGGGGGCTTCGGAACTGTCGCATGGATAGATGTTAAGGAGTATGAAACGATTCAACCTGACAAGATAGCAGTTGATGGTGGTGACTTGCAAAGTTTAAAG GAGTTGAACGCTATTTTCTCTAAACCACTTCGGGAGGTCCTATCATCAGAaggggaggttgatgatgctgcgCTTATATCAGTAGATAGCAAAGGGATAGATATACGGGTTCGACAGGGTGCACAG TTCAATATTCAGAGGCTAGCATTTGATGTCCCTCATAAGGTTGAGACTCTGGAGGAAGCCAAGAAAGCACTCCACAAGATAATCAAAGACAAGCAGCAAATAAAGTGA
- the LOC100194012 gene encoding uncharacterized protein LOC100194012: MTGGGPAAASQAYGEAWYWDERYRKEAGPFDWYQKYPALAPLLRLYLAPHQRLLLVGCGNSVFGENMIDDGYQDVVNIDISSVVIEQMKKKYHDKPQLKYMKMDVKNMSDFESGSFDAVIDKGTLDSLMCGQNSQENATKMLEEVNRILKENGVYMLITYGDPSYRLRLLKDMEKWTVKLHVIERWEKSSNQNKWELTKPLPLEDHSTSLAALLGPKPDVHYIYVCVKGNGGASVDSKAGEAAN, encoded by the exons ATGACTGGTGGCGGCCCGGCCGCGGCGTCGCAGGCGTACGGCGAGGCATGGTACTGGGACGAGCGCTACCGCAAGGAGGCCGGGCCCTTCGACTGGTACCAGAAGTACCCGGCCCTGGCGCCGCTGCTCCGCCTCTACCTCGCGCCGCACCAACGCCTCCTCCTCGTTGGCTGCGGCAACTCCG TCTTTGGTGAGAACATGATTGACGATGGTTATCAAGATGTTGTCAACATTGATATATCTTCTGTGGTAATTGAGCAAATGAAGAAGAAATACCACGATAAGCCTCAACTTAAAT ACATGAAGATGGATGTAAAGAACATGTCAGATTTTGAGTCTGGTTCTTTTGATGCTGTTATTGACAAAG GAACACTGGATTCTCTTATG TGTGGTCAAAATTCCCAAGAGAATGCAACGAAAATGCTAGAGGAGGTCAACAG AATCCTCAAGGAAAATGGTGTCTACATGCTG ATCACTTATGGGGATCCAAGTTACCGCTTGCGTCTCTTGAAGGACATGGAAAAATGGACAGTAAAGCTCCATGTCATAG AAAGATGGGAGAAAAGTTCGAATCAGAACAAATGGGAACTGACAAAGCCATTGCCTCTAGAGGACCATAGCACATCACTAGCTGCACTTCTTGGCCCCAAACCTGATGTCCACTACATCTATGTCTGTGTAAAG GGCAACGGTGGCGCAAGTGTGGATTCTAAAGCTGGAGAAGCTGCCAATTGA